A single region of the Thermoleophilum album genome encodes:
- the atpB gene encoding F0F1 ATP synthase subunit A, which yields MSAAVRAMSVRAKVMLGLGIYLAVTVALLLLFPSEGKNESFKPVEEFRLDPWVEIKVAGIDLSINKAVLYLVISCLLTVAFMTWIARRMQARPNRVQAAVEALYDLTYTTIARQNMSPQMAARWFPFVGALFFFIWVSNLVGYIPLPINTHATVAVFGIEFPAFAIYAATANLSVPLVLAAVVWLSYHLEGIREKGLAAYLSSWIPSGTPAAMRPMMFAIELISHSVRLISLSVRLFANMLAGHLMILFMAGGLAVLLGVAAIAWVTLPLAVFFFVFEVVLVATLQAFIFATLTSIYFGEATAEGH from the coding sequence GTGAGCGCGGCGGTTCGCGCGATGAGCGTGCGCGCCAAGGTCATGCTCGGCCTCGGCATCTACCTCGCCGTCACGGTCGCGCTGCTGCTGCTCTTCCCGTCCGAGGGCAAGAACGAAAGCTTTAAACCGGTCGAGGAGTTCCGCCTCGACCCGTGGGTCGAGATCAAGGTCGCCGGCATCGATCTGAGCATCAACAAGGCGGTGCTCTACCTGGTGATCTCGTGCCTTTTGACGGTCGCCTTCATGACCTGGATCGCGCGCCGCATGCAGGCGCGGCCGAACCGTGTGCAGGCAGCGGTAGAGGCGCTCTACGACCTCACCTACACGACGATCGCGCGCCAGAACATGTCGCCGCAGATGGCTGCGCGCTGGTTCCCGTTCGTCGGTGCCCTCTTCTTCTTCATCTGGGTTTCGAACCTCGTTGGTTACATCCCGCTGCCGATCAACACCCACGCCACGGTCGCAGTCTTCGGTATCGAGTTCCCGGCGTTCGCGATCTACGCCGCCACCGCCAACCTCTCCGTGCCGCTGGTGCTCGCGGCGGTCGTTTGGCTCTCGTACCACCTCGAGGGGATCCGCGAGAAGGGGCTGGCTGCGTACCTGTCTTCCTGGATTCCCTCCGGGACGCCGGCGGCGATGCGCCCGATGATGTTCGCGATCGAGCTGATCTCGCACTCGGTGCGGTTGATCTCGCTTTCGGTCCGGCTCTTCGCGAACATGCTCGCCGGCCACCTGATGATCCTGTTCATGGCCGGCGGTCTGGCGGTGCTGCTCGGCGTCGCCGCGATCGCCTGGGTGACGCTGCCGCTCGCGGTCTTCTTCTTCGTCTTCGAGGTCGTCCTAGTGGCGACGCTGCAGGCGTTCATCTTCGCCACGCTCACGTCCATCTACTTCGGCGAGGCAACCGCCGAGGGTCACTGA
- a CDS encoding ATP synthase F0 subunit C: MIADLLLPLAEVSDSGLKSIALGVGAGLGSLGVGIGLGIMFGRVIEAVARQPELRQEITSIQWLAFALIEAVVFYAAIFGLIAFFL, translated from the coding sequence TTGATCGCCGATCTGCTTCTGCCCCTGGCCGAGGTCAGCGACTCCGGTCTCAAGTCGATCGCGCTCGGTGTCGGCGCCGGTCTCGGTTCGCTCGGCGTCGGTATCGGTCTCGGCATCATGTTCGGCCGCGTGATCGAGGCGGTCGCGCGCCAGCCCGAGCTGCGTCAGGAGATCACGAGCATCCAGTGGCTCGCGTTCGCGCTGATCGAGGCGGTGGTCTTCTACGCAGCGATCTTCGGATTGATCGCGTTCTTCCTGTGA
- the atpF gene encoding F0F1 ATP synthase subunit B, producing MIGPIDISSLALPLAAEGGGDSSFLISPSVGLMIWTLVAFGVTLWLLNRYAFPQIAQALDRRRREIEESLERAERAKREADALVEEYRARLREAREQAEDILVRAQRAAEEEVDRAREEGRKQREELLAAARRDIEAETRRALDQIRREVAELTVEVTEKITRRSLTPDDHKRMIEDALRELDFAALAPQGGSAGEGGTNASGR from the coding sequence GTGATCGGGCCGATCGACATCAGTTCGCTCGCGCTGCCGCTCGCCGCTGAAGGCGGCGGCGACTCGAGCTTCCTGATCTCGCCCAGCGTCGGGCTGATGATCTGGACGCTCGTCGCCTTTGGCGTCACGCTCTGGCTGCTCAACCGCTACGCGTTTCCGCAGATCGCGCAGGCGCTCGACCGGCGCCGACGCGAGATCGAGGAGTCGCTCGAGCGCGCCGAGCGGGCCAAGCGCGAGGCCGACGCCCTCGTCGAGGAGTACCGCGCGCGTCTGCGCGAGGCGCGCGAACAGGCCGAGGACATCCTCGTGCGGGCACAGCGGGCGGCCGAGGAAGAGGTCGACCGCGCGCGCGAGGAAGGCCGCAAACAGCGCGAGGAGCTGCTCGCTGCGGCGCGCCGTGACATCGAAGCGGAAACGCGGCGCGCGCTCGACCAGATCCGCCGCGAGGTCGCCGAGCTCACGGTCGAGGTGACCGAGAAGATCACCCGGCGCTCGCTGACCCCGGACGACCACAAGCGGATGATCGAGGACGCTTTGCGCGAGCTCGACTTCGCGGCCCTGGCCCCGCAGGGCGGTAGCGCGGGCGAAGGCGGGACGAACGCGAGCGGGAGGTAG
- a CDS encoding F0F1 ATP synthase subunit delta: MDELARNYARALFESARDAGVLDRIRDELEALARGLRESRELRLFFNSPYFSRDEKRAGVRKVVHGADERLVRFLELLAERHRFPLLDRIRREFDRLWAEHNRLLDVEVAAAIELDEGLVREIGQRIEQQTGRRVRLARRVDPELIGGLVVRVGNVVLDASVRNRLERLKREVASAA; the protein is encoded by the coding sequence GTGGACGAGCTCGCTCGCAACTACGCCCGCGCGCTCTTCGAGTCGGCGCGCGACGCGGGCGTGCTCGACCGTATCCGCGACGAGCTCGAAGCGCTGGCGCGCGGGCTGCGCGAGAGTCGCGAGCTGCGGCTCTTCTTCAACTCGCCGTACTTCTCGCGCGACGAGAAGCGTGCCGGTGTTCGCAAGGTCGTGCACGGCGCCGACGAGCGTCTCGTGCGCTTCCTCGAGCTGCTCGCCGAGCGCCACCGCTTCCCGCTGCTCGACCGCATCCGCCGCGAGTTCGACCGCTTGTGGGCCGAGCACAACCGCCTGCTCGACGTCGAGGTGGCTGCAGCGATCGAACTCGACGAGGGGCTTGTGCGCGAAATCGGCCAGCGCATCGAGCAGCAGACGGGACGGCGTGTGCGTCTGGCGCGCCGCGTCGATCCCGAGCTGATCGGGGGACTCGTAGTGCGCGTCGGCAACGTCGTGCTCGACGCGAGCGTCCGCAACCGTTTGGAGAGACTGAAGCGAGAGGTGGCTTCCGCCGCCTAG
- the atpA gene encoding F0F1 ATP synthase subunit alpha, translating into MQIRPDEITSILRSRIEGLEGSAAELAEVGTVISVADGICRIHGLDDCMSMELLELPHGVTGLALNLESDNVGAVLFGPWDRIEEGDQVKRTRRLLEVPVGDALLGRIVDPLGRPLDGKGDVHTTETRPAEFKAPGVVQRQPVKEPMLTGIKAIDAMTNVGRGQRELIIGDRQTGKTSICIDTIINNKDKDLICVYVAIGQRMATVVDVAQQLEEHGALEHTIIVAAPADEAAPIKYLAPYAGCAMAEHYLYSGRHALVIYDDLTKHAYAYRQMSLLLRRPPGREAYPGDVFYLHSRLLERAVKLSDELGGGSLTALPIIETQAGDVSAYIPTNVISITDGQIYLEADLFRAGVRPAINVGISVSRVGGSAQTLPMKKVAGRLRLELSQYRELEAFAQFGSELDPETQRTLARGERLVETLKQGEREPWAVEDQVAAIYSGTGGWLDRIKTERVQEFHRFLLARLHAENKDLMERIAAGQWDDEIEAQLGRAIADAIDDFGPDFDAEGNPLAEGESDRIRSEEERARPGRTAEAQAATEAA; encoded by the coding sequence ATCCAGATCCGACCCGACGAGATAACGAGCATCCTGCGCAGCCGTATCGAGGGGCTCGAAGGCTCCGCCGCCGAGCTCGCCGAGGTCGGTACGGTCATCTCGGTCGCCGACGGCATCTGTCGTATCCACGGCCTCGACGACTGCATGTCGATGGAGCTTCTCGAGCTCCCGCACGGCGTCACCGGTCTGGCGCTGAACCTCGAGTCCGACAACGTCGGTGCCGTGCTCTTCGGTCCCTGGGACCGCATCGAGGAGGGCGACCAGGTCAAGCGCACCCGCCGGCTGCTCGAGGTGCCGGTGGGTGACGCACTGCTCGGCCGCATCGTCGACCCGCTCGGTCGTCCCCTCGACGGCAAAGGCGATGTCCACACCACCGAAACGCGACCGGCCGAGTTCAAAGCGCCAGGCGTCGTTCAGCGCCAGCCGGTCAAGGAGCCGATGCTCACCGGCATCAAGGCGATCGACGCGATGACGAACGTCGGCCGCGGCCAGCGCGAGCTGATCATCGGCGACCGCCAGACCGGCAAGACGTCGATCTGCATCGACACGATCATCAACAACAAGGACAAGGACCTGATCTGCGTTTACGTCGCGATCGGGCAGCGGATGGCGACGGTCGTCGATGTGGCACAGCAGCTCGAGGAGCACGGCGCGCTCGAGCACACGATCATCGTCGCCGCCCCGGCCGACGAGGCGGCGCCGATCAAGTACCTCGCGCCGTACGCCGGCTGCGCGATGGCCGAGCACTACCTCTACTCCGGCCGTCACGCGCTCGTCATCTACGACGACCTCACCAAGCACGCCTACGCCTACCGGCAGATGTCGCTGCTACTGCGCCGTCCGCCCGGCCGCGAGGCGTACCCCGGCGACGTCTTCTATCTGCACTCGCGGCTGCTCGAGCGGGCGGTGAAGCTCTCCGACGAGCTGGGCGGCGGTTCGCTCACTGCTCTGCCGATCATCGAAACGCAGGCTGGCGACGTGTCGGCGTACATCCCGACCAACGTCATCTCGATCACCGACGGCCAGATCTACCTCGAGGCCGACCTGTTCCGCGCCGGTGTTCGCCCGGCGATCAACGTTGGAATTTCGGTGTCGCGCGTCGGCGGTTCGGCACAGACCTTGCCGATGAAGAAGGTCGCCGGTCGCCTGCGTCTCGAGCTGTCGCAGTACCGCGAGCTCGAAGCCTTCGCCCAGTTCGGGTCCGAGCTCGACCCCGAAACACAGCGCACGCTGGCGCGCGGCGAGCGCCTGGTCGAGACGCTCAAACAGGGCGAGCGCGAGCCGTGGGCGGTTGAGGACCAGGTCGCAGCGATTTATTCCGGTACCGGCGGCTGGCTCGACCGCATCAAGACCGAGCGGGTGCAGGAGTTCCACCGCTTCCTGTTGGCGCGGCTCCACGCCGAGAACAAGGACCTCATGGAGCGCATCGCCGCCGGCCAGTGGGACGACGAGATCGAGGCGCAGCTCGGGCGTGCGATCGCCGACGCGATCGACGATTTCGGCCCCGACTTCGACGCCGAGGGCAACCCGCTGGCAGAAGGCGAGTCCGATCGCATCCGCTCCGAGGAGGAGCGCGCGCGGCCGGGTCGCACCGCCGAGGCGCAAGCGGCGACCGAGGCTGCCTGA
- a CDS encoding F0F1 ATP synthase subunit gamma: protein MASLRDIRRRIQSVRNVRKITRAMEMVAAARLRRAEQRIAALRPYADALRTMTRRAAEAAERLPSLPILEPRERVERVALLLVTGDRGLAGPFNSQILRAGQVRAREWRSEGAAVEWHVVGRRGASSLRFRGVELAGEYTGFTDRPSYADARNIADELTAAFVDGRVDRVEVIYNHYISPLRQLVRRDTLLPLQQAEVVGAFDGSSGEGADQADGEAVTGVKPLWLYQPEPEEILARLVPDYVEVSIFRALLESAASEHGARMTAMRNASENAAELIDKLTLQANRQRQAEITQEIMEVVAGAEALE, encoded by the coding sequence GTGGCATCGCTACGTGACATCCGGCGCCGCATCCAGTCGGTGCGCAACGTGCGCAAGATCACGCGCGCGATGGAGATGGTGGCGGCCGCGCGTCTGCGCCGTGCCGAGCAGCGCATCGCCGCACTGCGACCCTACGCCGACGCGCTGCGGACGATGACGCGTCGCGCTGCCGAGGCCGCCGAGCGGCTGCCGTCGCTGCCGATCCTTGAGCCGCGCGAACGGGTCGAGCGTGTCGCGCTTCTGCTCGTCACCGGCGACCGTGGCCTGGCTGGTCCCTTCAACTCGCAGATTCTCCGTGCCGGCCAGGTGCGTGCGCGCGAGTGGCGGAGCGAGGGCGCTGCTGTCGAGTGGCACGTCGTCGGCCGCCGCGGTGCCTCGTCGCTGCGCTTTCGCGGTGTCGAACTGGCGGGCGAGTACACGGGCTTCACTGACCGCCCGTCGTACGCCGACGCCCGTAACATCGCCGACGAGCTCACGGCTGCTTTCGTCGACGGTCGCGTCGATCGCGTCGAGGTGATCTACAACCACTACATCTCGCCGCTGCGCCAGCTCGTGCGCCGCGACACGCTGCTCCCGCTCCAGCAGGCCGAGGTCGTTGGGGCGTTCGACGGCAGCTCTGGTGAGGGCGCCGACCAAGCCGACGGCGAGGCAGTGACTGGAGTCAAGCCGCTGTGGTTGTACCAGCCCGAGCCCGAGGAGATCCTTGCGCGGCTTGTGCCCGACTACGTCGAGGTTTCGATCTTCCGGGCGCTGCTCGAGTCCGCAGCCTCCGAGCACGGGGCGCGGATGACAGCGATGCGCAACGCGTCCGAGAACGCCGCGGAGTTGATCGACAAGCTCACGCTGCAAGCCAACCGCCAGCGGCAGGCGGAGATCACGCAGGAGATCATGGAGGTCGTCGCGGGCGCCGAGGCGCTCGAGTAA
- the atpD gene encoding F0F1 ATP synthase subunit beta gives MAERQSNGTQNAGENVGRVEEVRGVVIEAVFPERLPEIYNALELEIEVEGEKRRLVAEVQQHVGDDRVRAVAMDSTDGLSRGAEVRDTGGPITVPVGKATLGRIFNLLGEPIDEGPPVEAEERWPIHRPAPSVENLTPTREVFETGIKVIDLLAPYAKGGKVGLFGGAGVGKTVLIQELIRNIAEEHEGLSAFCGVGERTREGNDLWLEMKESGVLDKTILVFGQMNEPPGARMRVALSGLTMAEYFRETTGQDVLLFIDNIFRFVQAGSEVSALLGRMPSQVGYQPTLETEMGQLQERITSTRKGSVTSVQAIYVPADDLTDPAPASVFAHLNATTVLSRSIAEKGIYPAVDPLDSTSTILKPEIVGEEHFRVANQVRQILQRYKELQDIIAILGIDELSDEDKLTVQRARKIERFLSQPFFVAEQFTGTPGRYVKIEDTVRSFKEIIEGKHDEIPERAFYMKGTIEEVIADARDAREREEAERRKRGEDA, from the coding sequence GTGGCAGAACGGCAGTCGAACGGCACGCAGAACGCCGGGGAGAACGTCGGCCGCGTCGAGGAGGTGCGCGGCGTGGTGATCGAGGCCGTCTTCCCCGAGCGTCTGCCCGAGATCTACAACGCGCTCGAGCTCGAGATCGAGGTCGAGGGCGAGAAGCGGCGGCTCGTCGCCGAGGTGCAGCAGCACGTCGGTGACGATCGCGTACGCGCCGTGGCAATGGACTCTACCGACGGCCTGTCCCGCGGTGCCGAAGTGCGCGACACGGGCGGGCCGATCACCGTCCCAGTTGGAAAGGCCACCCTCGGCCGGATCTTCAACCTCCTCGGCGAGCCGATCGACGAGGGTCCGCCGGTGGAGGCCGAGGAGCGCTGGCCGATCCACCGCCCGGCGCCGAGCGTCGAGAACCTCACGCCGACGCGCGAGGTGTTCGAGACGGGCATCAAGGTCATCGACCTGCTCGCGCCCTACGCCAAGGGCGGAAAGGTCGGTCTCTTCGGCGGCGCCGGCGTCGGTAAGACCGTCCTGATCCAGGAGCTGATCCGCAACATCGCCGAAGAGCACGAGGGTCTGTCGGCTTTCTGCGGTGTCGGCGAGCGCACGCGCGAGGGCAACGACCTCTGGCTCGAGATGAAGGAGTCGGGCGTGCTCGACAAGACGATCCTCGTCTTCGGGCAGATGAACGAGCCGCCTGGCGCGCGCATGCGCGTCGCCCTCTCCGGTCTGACGATGGCCGAGTACTTCCGTGAGACCACCGGCCAGGACGTGCTGCTGTTCATCGACAACATCTTCCGCTTCGTCCAGGCCGGTTCCGAGGTCTCGGCGCTGCTCGGACGGATGCCCTCGCAGGTCGGCTACCAGCCGACGCTCGAGACCGAGATGGGTCAGCTCCAGGAGCGCATCACCTCGACCCGCAAGGGATCGGTGACCTCGGTGCAGGCGATCTACGTGCCCGCCGACGACCTAACCGACCCCGCACCGGCCTCGGTGTTCGCGCACCTCAACGCGACGACGGTGTTGTCGCGCTCGATCGCCGAGAAGGGCATCTACCCGGCGGTCGACCCGCTCGACTCGACCTCGACGATCCTCAAGCCCGAGATCGTCGGCGAAGAACACTTCCGGGTCGCCAACCAGGTGCGCCAGATTCTGCAGCGCTACAAGGAGCTGCAGGACATCATCGCGATCCTCGGTATCGACGAGCTCTCCGACGAAGACAAGCTCACGGTGCAGCGGGCGCGCAAGATCGAGCGCTTCCTCTCGCAGCCGTTCTTCGTCGCCGAGCAGTTCACCGGCACACCCGGCCGCTACGTCAAGATCGAGGACACCGTGCGCTCGTTCAAGGAGATCATCGAGGGCAAGCACGACGAGATCCCCGAGCGTGCCTTCTACATGAAGGGGACGATCGAGGAAGTGATCGCCGACGCCCGCGACGCCCGCGAGCGCGAGGAGGCGGAGCGGCGCAAGCGCGGCGAAGATGCCTGA
- the atpC gene encoding ATP synthase F1 subunit epsilon: MAHQKFRARVLTPEGEAFAGEVEMVSTRTATGVVGILARHQPLLAILEPTELRLYRTESEIERFAQAEGYLQVAEGEALILVEEAHRPEDLDRSELEQRLREARERYEQAADGSEEQRRAQRAVRRLEAFLEVVTA, from the coding sequence GTGGCCCACCAGAAGTTCAGGGCGCGCGTTCTGACTCCCGAGGGAGAGGCCTTCGCTGGCGAAGTCGAGATGGTGTCGACACGTACCGCGACCGGCGTAGTCGGCATCCTCGCCCGTCACCAGCCGCTGCTCGCGATCCTCGAGCCGACCGAGCTGCGCCTCTACCGCACAGAGAGCGAGATCGAGCGCTTCGCCCAGGCCGAGGGGTATCTGCAGGTCGCCGAGGGCGAGGCGCTGATCCTCGTCGAGGAGGCGCACCGTCCCGAGGACCTCGATCGCTCCGAGCTCGAGCAGCGGTTGCGCGAAGCGCGTGAACGCTACGAACAGGCAGCCGACGGCAGCGAGGAGCAACGGCGCGCGCAGCGGGCGGTACGGCGTCTCGAGGCGTTTCTCGAAGTCGTTACGGCCTGA
- a CDS encoding YceH family protein: MRDLTAEEVRVLGCLIEKQRTTPDQYPLTLNALRNACNQTTNRDPVVDYSEDTIRRALERLIHRGWVRNASWAGSRAMKYRHLLDQQLNLDERSLALLAVLMLRGPQTAAELRQRSERLYRFASPEEVEQVLAELAARDLVAQLPRRAGERGRRYVHLLSAQFADGADLAAGRSARDDDGAASVPGPHGEPRSSTGLGAVEGADVAAPTLAERVAALERRIAELERKLNELAG, from the coding sequence ATGCGTGATCTCACCGCAGAGGAGGTCCGCGTACTCGGCTGCTTGATCGAGAAGCAGCGGACGACACCCGATCAGTATCCGCTGACGCTCAACGCGCTTCGTAACGCCTGCAACCAGACGACCAACCGCGATCCGGTCGTCGACTACAGCGAGGACACGATTCGCCGCGCGCTCGAGCGTCTCATACACCGCGGCTGGGTACGCAACGCGAGCTGGGCGGGCAGCCGGGCGATGAAGTACCGGCACCTGCTCGACCAGCAGCTGAACCTCGACGAGCGCTCGCTCGCTCTGCTTGCCGTGCTGATGCTGCGCGGACCCCAAACGGCGGCCGAGCTCCGCCAGCGAAGCGAGCGCTTGTACCGCTTCGCATCACCAGAAGAGGTCGAGCAGGTGCTCGCCGAGCTGGCGGCGCGCGATCTCGTCGCGCAGCTTCCGCGCCGTGCCGGAGAAAGGGGCCGGCGCTACGTGCATCTGCTCAGCGCTCAGTTCGCCGACGGGGCTGACCTTGCAGCCGGCCGCTCCGCGCGCGACGACGACGGCGCGGCATCGGTGCCGGGCCCGCACGGCGAGCCGCGGTCGTCAACCGGTCTCGGTGCGGTGGAGGGCGCCGACGTTGCAGCGCCGACACTTGCCGAGCGGGTCGCTGCGCTCGAACGACGGATCGCCGAACTCGAACGCAAGCTGAACGAGCTCGCTGGTTGA
- a CDS encoding class II aldolase/adducin family protein: MRRNPADPLLELRHAVADASRTLAAEGLVTRTQGNVSARDGDHIAITPAGSNLGELRAGQVTIVDCSGELVAGRLAPSSELPLHLAVYEHHSVGAVVHTHSPSATAVACTLEGELPCIHYEMVLLGGPVRVAPYRRFGSPELAEVAIEALRDRRAALLANHGAVAVGETLDEAVGAARLLEWLCDLLVRAHAVGTPRPLSPEEVEEARAQFERRGYSR, translated from the coding sequence ATGCGCCGAAATCCTGCCGACCCACTGCTCGAACTGCGCCATGCCGTCGCCGACGCCTCGCGGACACTCGCGGCCGAGGGGTTAGTGACGCGCACGCAGGGCAACGTCAGCGCTCGCGACGGCGACCATATCGCGATCACCCCGGCCGGCTCGAACCTGGGTGAGCTGCGTGCGGGACAGGTGACGATCGTCGATTGCTCGGGCGAACTCGTCGCCGGGCGCCTGGCACCATCGTCCGAGCTTCCACTCCACCTCGCTGTCTACGAGCACCACAGCGTCGGCGCGGTCGTCCACACGCACTCGCCCTCCGCAACCGCCGTGGCCTGCACGCTCGAGGGCGAGCTGCCGTGCATCCACTACGAGATGGTCTTGCTCGGCGGGCCGGTACGAGTTGCACCGTACCGGCGGTTCGGCAGCCCAGAGCTGGCCGAAGTCGCGATCGAGGCCCTGCGCGACCGTCGCGCCGCGCTCCTGGCGAACCACGGGGCCGTCGCCGTCGGCGAGACGTTAGATGAAGCGGTTGGAGCCGCGCGCCTACTCGAATGGCTTTGTGACCTGCTCGTGCGCGCTCACGCCGTCGGCACGCCTCGACCGCTCAGCCCAGAAGAGGTCGAAGAGGCGCGAGCGCAGTTCGAACGGCGCGGCTACAGCCGCTGA
- a CDS encoding heavy metal translocating P-type ATPase: MGTSEHAAGTQPGTIDLELEGLHCASCVKRVESALAAVEGVRKARVNLATNKAHIELTDAASPQAAAKLVEAVRSVGYDARTPARSQRAAAPATRYELHAPEAQRASAEHHDHAHHHAADANLGKRAKVALALTAPVVLVSMVPALQFRYWQWVAFALATPVVWWAAWPIHRAALRAARHRAVNMDTLITLGVAAAWTYSVAALLFGEAGDPDTHMQFTLVPRRSAGGEEVYFEIAAAVAAATLAGRWIETRARRAAGSAVRKLLELAPSEATLLTDDGRELRIPAAELAVGQLFVVRPGERVATDGVVASGQAALDLALVTGESLPVAVGPGDEVVGGAIATDGRLVVRATRVGADTTLAQITRLVENAQAGKARIERLADRVAGVFVPVVLALSATTLLSWLAVGEPFTFALTAAVAVLVVACPCALGLATPTAVVAATGRGAELGILIKGPEVLERARRLRRALLDKTGTVTRGEMTLVGVETFDGFDTERALQLAGAVERASEHPIARAIVTAAAKRCGELPTVSGFRAHAGRGVEGEVAGHEVVVARPALIAQRGIDLSAAVRDALDRAAREGRTTVVLAVDGRVAAVLAVSDEPRPEAAEAIAELRRQGIEPVLVTGDEQRVASAVAERVGISEVVAGVLPHEKAAIVEQLRARGFAVAMVGDGINDAPALASADVGIAVGSGTDVAIEASDITLVGSDLRLVPRAIALSRRALRTIRQNLAWAFAYNLVALPVAAAGLLNPAIAGIAMALSSISVVTNSLRLRRFR; the protein is encoded by the coding sequence ATGGGTACTAGCGAGCACGCCGCGGGGACGCAGCCGGGCACCATCGATCTCGAGCTGGAAGGCTTGCACTGCGCCTCGTGCGTGAAACGCGTGGAAAGCGCGCTCGCTGCGGTCGAGGGCGTGCGGAAAGCCCGGGTCAACCTCGCAACAAACAAGGCGCACATCGAGCTCACCGACGCCGCTAGCCCACAAGCAGCAGCGAAACTCGTCGAAGCGGTCAGATCAGTGGGCTACGACGCGCGAACTCCCGCTCGATCGCAGCGGGCGGCTGCGCCCGCCACACGATACGAGCTGCACGCACCGGAGGCGCAACGCGCGTCCGCCGAACACCACGACCACGCCCATCACCACGCCGCCGACGCCAATCTGGGCAAACGCGCCAAGGTAGCGCTGGCACTGACGGCGCCCGTCGTTTTGGTCTCGATGGTGCCAGCTCTGCAGTTCCGCTATTGGCAGTGGGTTGCCTTCGCCCTCGCGACACCCGTGGTGTGGTGGGCAGCATGGCCGATCCATAGGGCGGCGCTGCGCGCGGCTCGTCACCGCGCGGTCAACATGGACACACTGATCACGCTGGGTGTCGCCGCGGCGTGGACCTATTCAGTCGCGGCGCTTCTCTTCGGGGAAGCCGGCGACCCCGATACGCACATGCAGTTCACGCTCGTGCCTCGGCGATCAGCGGGTGGCGAGGAGGTGTACTTCGAGATCGCTGCTGCCGTCGCTGCCGCCACGCTGGCCGGAAGGTGGATAGAAACGCGGGCTCGGCGGGCCGCCGGCAGCGCGGTGCGCAAACTCCTCGAACTGGCCCCGTCCGAGGCCACGCTGCTAACCGACGACGGCCGCGAGCTTCGCATCCCCGCGGCGGAGCTCGCTGTCGGCCAGCTGTTCGTCGTTCGGCCCGGTGAACGCGTCGCCACCGACGGCGTAGTAGCGAGCGGCCAAGCAGCGCTCGATCTCGCGCTGGTCACCGGAGAATCGCTGCCGGTCGCTGTCGGTCCCGGCGACGAGGTAGTCGGTGGCGCAATCGCCACCGACGGCCGGCTAGTAGTGCGTGCTACACGCGTCGGGGCCGATACCACACTTGCGCAGATCACGCGCCTGGTGGAAAACGCGCAAGCCGGCAAGGCGCGCATCGAGCGCCTCGCCGATCGCGTCGCCGGGGTGTTCGTACCGGTCGTTCTCGCGCTGAGCGCCACCACATTGCTGTCTTGGCTCGCTGTCGGTGAGCCCTTCACCTTCGCACTCACTGCGGCCGTAGCGGTGCTCGTCGTCGCGTGCCCCTGTGCGCTCGGGCTGGCGACGCCGACAGCCGTCGTCGCCGCCACAGGGCGCGGGGCCGAGCTTGGCATCCTCATCAAGGGGCCAGAGGTGCTCGAGCGGGCGCGTCGGCTTCGCCGCGCACTTCTCGACAAGACCGGCACCGTGACGCGCGGCGAGATGACACTCGTCGGAGTCGAGACCTTCGACGGTTTCGATACTGAACGCGCCCTGCAACTGGCGGGCGCTGTCGAGCGCGCGTCGGAACACCCGATCGCGCGCGCGATCGTGACCGCCGCGGCGAAACGGTGCGGAGAGTTGCCGACGGTCAGCGGCTTCCGCGCACACGCCGGTCGCGGCGTCGAGGGAGAGGTAGCGGGACACGAGGTCGTGGTGGCTCGTCCCGCTCTGATCGCCCAACGCGGCATCGACCTCTCCGCAGCGGTGCGAGATGCGCTCGATCGCGCCGCGAGGGAAGGACGGACGACGGTCGTGCTCGCCGTCGACGGTCGCGTCGCAGCAGTGCTGGCAGTCTCCGACGAGCCACGGCCAGAAGCAGCGGAAGCGATTGCCGAGCTACGCCGACAGGGGATCGAGCCCGTGCTCGTAACTGGTGACGAGCAGCGTGTCGCCTCGGCAGTCGCCGAGCGCGTCGGGATCTCGGAGGTGGTCGCCGGGGTCCTACCGCACGAAAAGGCAGCGATCGTCGAGCAACTGCGCGCGCGCGGTTTCGCGGTGGCCATGGTGGGCGACGGGATCAACGACGCTCCCGCCCTAGCGAGCGCCGATGTCGGCATCGCCGTCGGCAGTGGCACCGACGTCGCCATTGAGGCTTCGGACATCACGCTCGTCGGTAGCGACCTGCGCCTCGTACCGCGCGCTATCGCACTGTCGCGCCGTGCGCTGCGAACGATCCGTCAGAACCTCGCGTGGGCGTTCGCCTACAACCTCGTCGCGCTGCCGGTAGCGGCCGCAGGTCTACTCAACCCTGCCATCGCCGGTATCGCGATGGCACTCTCGAGCATCTCGGTGGTCACGAACTCGTTGCGTCTGCGGCGCTTTCGCTAG